The Nymphaea colorata isolate Beijing-Zhang1983 chromosome 7, ASM883128v2, whole genome shotgun sequence DNA window ATGCGAAACGGTGGGCCTCATAGTACTAGTCGACCATCTTTTAATTACCAAGTCGCCGCTCATTTGGGGATCTGCCCAAGCCAAGTCAATGCACTGGCCAGACTGTCATGAAATACCAAGAACCTAATTATTTATGGAGAGGTCGACGCCTGCCAATAAAAAACATCTCAACACGTTAAATAAGATTCAACCACCTCCGCCTTTATATACCTTAGCGTCCGAAGCCCCACGGCCCCCACCCAAGGttgagatctctctctctctgtctctcacacAACTGGAGTTCTTCCTTCAGCTCTACATCTTCGTAATTCAATTTTAGgcctccctttctctctgtccctctctttctctctctggttCGTTTGTCCACTCACCGGTCAGACATGTATCTACAAGAAATGTCAGTTGGTACTTATTGGTTCATTaattaattactgtcatttgCTGTGACGGATGGCACAGATCAATTATCACCTATAGAGAGTGATATCATGATGTACAACTTCGTCTGAATTCCATGCGTGTTCTTCGTCGTAGTTGTTTTGATTACCTTGTAAGTTCTTCATTAACTGTAGGTGGCGTTGTGTCATACatgagaaaaaagggaaaaacactCATCTTAGAAGAAAAACTGTTCCCAGGTGAAGGTGCTAATTAGACGTACGTAGGCCGCATAAGGTGGCCACATGGTTAGGCGACATTGTCTAATGGAGATCGACGTTATCTAAAAGTTCCCTGGTGATATTGTTTCTGCTTATCAACAGGAAAGATGTTTCGTGTTTATTTACGCAAGAGAAAtagatttctttgttttaatttattatttgaaGAACAATATTGAGTAAACTGACCATgcaatgaaaatatatataggAACTGCGAAGATGAAGCTGTTCTATTGTTTCGTCGCTGTTGTACTGCTAAATGTAATTGCTTGTTGTGTTCGTGGCTATCAACTGAAGGCTGCTTATTCTACAAGGCAAAAACTGCTCGAAAATCAAGATGACACCCTACATATGTTCGTTGACAAACTGCCAAACATGCCAAAGGTGTATGGTTATTCCTACGTCCATGGGGTGCCAAAGCCTAAGCACATCGCCGTTGGCATGTTTATGAAGAAAtgggtatctctctctctctctctctctctctctctatatatatatatatatatatatatatatatatatatatatatgaagttctGATAAGATCTTCCTAACTCCACCAAAGTTAATTGCCTCAGCAGCTTAATTTGCTCATTTGCAAACATCCCCATCAGAATGTAGACGCATCTACCATTAGCCTGCTTATTTATTGTGCTTAACATTAACAAATGTCAACAACTGACTCGAGTTTTACTCCTGAAGATTGATGTTCTTGATGCACTGAGAGTTAATCTATCAATTTGTGACAAGAATGACCTGTGCTCGATTCTTCTTTACTAAAGGATATTTCCACCGAAAGTATTGAGGAAAACttatactttatatatatatatatatatatatatatatttgtttaccTTCGATCCATGGAAATATGAAATACATTGGTAGTTATGGGAGAGAAATCTGACGCTCTTAATTATGAGGGAATTTTAATTTATTAGAGATAGGTCGCTTCTTTTCCACAAAACTTCTGTTCAGATAgaactttttcccttttttcttattctgCGATTACATGATAGTtatatgaaaacataaatttggTAATTTCTTCACTTGCAATTACTGATAACGAGCGACCACATTCTTCATTCTCCGTTGGCCAGAAATTCCACCGAGATCTACCGCCGACGACGGTGTTTGCATTCGGCACATCTCCGGAAGAAGCGACGGTGCCGGGCCCGACCATCGAAGCCCTCGACTCAGTGCCCACCTACGTCACTTGGGAAAACCACCTCCCCCACAAGCACATCCTCCCTTGGGACCCAACCATCCCCACCGCCATACCAAACAGAGGAGTCCCCACCGCCGTCCACCTCCACGGCGGCATCCAGTCACCACAGAGCGACGGCAACCCGTTAGCCTGGTTCACGGCCAACTTCAGCGAGACCGGACCGGCCTGGAGCCGGCGGACCTACACCTACCCCAACCAGCACCAGCTCCCAGGCAACCTCTGGTACCACGACCACGCCCTGGGGCTAACCAGAACGAACCTGCTGGTCGGTCTCCTTGGCGCCTACGTGGTCCGCAGCCCTGAGGAAGAGGCTCCATTGGGCGTGCCAACAGGCAAGTTCGACAGGCACCTCATGATCTTCGATCGGACCTTCAACAAGGACGGCTCCGTCTACGTCAACACCACAGGGGTGAACCCTAACATCCACCCCATATGGCAGCCTGAGTATTTTGGAGACACCATTTTAGTCAATGGCAGAGCTTGGCCTTACTTGAAGGTGCAGAGAAGGAAGTACCGTTTCAGGATCTTGAATGCCTGCAACGCTCGTTACTTGAACCTGTCGCTGAGCAACGGCATGGCCCTCACTCAGTTGGCCTCTGACTCTGCCTATTTGCCACACCCCATCACTCTCACCAGCGTCCTCCTCGCACCGGCCGAGATCGCAGACGTCGTCGTCGACTTCTCGGAGTCGACGACCAGAAAGGTCGCCCTGATCAACGACGCCGTCTATCCATTTCCCCACGGGGATCCACCGGACTCGAGGACCGGAAAAGTGATGATGTTCTTGGTGAAGTCGGCGGGCAGGGCGCCGCTAGCACATGATATGGATAATTCGCGGGTCCCTCAGGATTTAATCACTTATCCCTCGGCAGTCTGCAACGAGGCTGTCAAGACGAGGTACATTGTGTTCTATGAGTACGGCGGCTCGACCGGAGCTCCGACGCATTTGTACATCAACGGCAGGAGGTTCGAGGATCCAGCGACGGAGAAGCCGGCAGTTGGCAGTACGGAAGTCTGGAAGGTGATAAACTTGACGCCGGACAACCACCCGCTGCACATTCATCTTGCCGTTTTCCAGGCGGTAGAGCAGAGGGAGCTGGTGGGTGTGGAGGAGTTCATGGGATGCATGACTGTTGAGAATGATGCCCTCAAGTGCAACGTGAGCAAGCATGCCAGGGGTCAGGTTGTGCCTGTGCCGATGAACGAGAGGACGTGGAAGAACGTGGTGAAGATGGCGCCGTCCTTCATGACCACCGTCGTCGTGAAGTTTGAATTCGTTCACTGCAAAGAGCCTTACCCGTTCGATGCGACTGCTTATCCTGGATACGTCTACCATTGCCATGTAAGTCCACGTTTGCTCTTGCATATGATTACCTCCTTGAGCGTCTTCTGAAATGGAAATTAGCAAGATAGTTTTGAAAAGCACCAGAATTTTCATCTTATTCTAAATTCAAAGTTAAGAATTGAAGATGCGGAAAGTTTTCCAAAAGAGGCGCATCATTAACAAGTGAGCAGAAAAGGTTTCCAGAGTTCGAAAAATTGAGTTCATTGGTGAATTAGTCAGCAAATTCATGTTGTGTAAGCTAGTTTTCTATCTCTTCCCACAGCTCAAAATCTCTTTTGCTTTAGTCGGGACCAAACTGTTGAGCTTAGAGATAAAGTATGCAGATTTAAGAAGCAAACAATTAACCAAAAGTTATTGATCAAGGAACTTTTATCGATAATGAGGGAAAGATTAATTTGTTTTGAATATATTGGTATAACTAATTAATGATCGCTGAAGAGGCGCGCATTTACCGTTCCTTggtttagttgtttctttgtgCAACCCACAGATTGCAGATATGCACACCCTTCCTTGCGCACCTTGAAAAACTTTATAATGTCATTCATTAAAAGTAATGAGAGGGTGTTTAGATGACACcttcaaaaaacatgtttcttgaaaaaattttgtgaaatcaTCGTCAAATACCTAGTTTAGATGTTTGAATCACAAGACAATATCTTAGGGGAGGGGTTAAAAATCAGTTTaatttacatgaaaaatttggggAAGGCAGTTTTTTCTGTTAAGCTGGGTATATGCACTCTctagtaaaaaaaattgtgcacaaagggatgtaaaaacaaaataccCCGGTCATAAAATGGGTAGGCCTCTATAAGGATAAAAAGGatggtaaaaattttgaaagtccGAAAAACCATTtctatttaaaattgaaatggAATTGGCTGTCATTTTAACATCACTTTTGATATTTACTTTTTGGGTGCGAGGCCAAGAGAGAGTTAAACTTCAGTAACTAATGCCGTGGCATATGCTATAACGGTCAGACCATATAGAAAACTGAAATTTGTAGTATGTCTGAACATATTTTCCGCAAATTAATCCAATATCATAAATGTTTTTACTGTAGTCAACTTTTTGGAATAGACATCGATCCCAATTTTGTTGCTGAAAATATGATTATTTTGATGCTAAACCATTCATATATTTATGGgtattttattttcagaacATTAAAAAGGGGTTTGTACGTGACTGAGGAACGTAAATGGTGATTCTTGCAAAACCAATCGTGTACTTATGAAATTTcataatgaataaaaaatagtaaaaactGGTACAAAAAGTTTTGCTAGACATATTTATTTATCATATATTGACTTCGAAAAGTTCGTTGTACGCAATTTAATTCATTACAATTTTGCGCCCAACTGTTCAGCCATTTTCTCCCTCATGTTCATGCATGAAAAACTCTCTACGTGCACTAGTTTTATAATCTACAACGTGCTGAACCTCATGCCTTGATGTCTCTGTTGGTGCAGATACTAGACCATGAAGACAATTCCATGATGAGACCACTTGTTCTTGTCCCCAAGTGATTAAATAATCCTTTTAATAATTAGTTGGCCTGGTCCTTGCCAAGGTTGTGTGCATTGATAGTTCTataatttgttgtttatttctttattctttgtgTTTGAATTATTGGGAGACTGTACCTCACATTGATACGAAGGGTTGTCGGCTACAGCCCCACAGTAAGCAAATGagcattgatttttcaagtacTTTCTTAAGAAATCGTTATaactaataaaaaaagttgtataTGAAGTTTGGTGTTCAATCTGTCGGTCCAACCTATCGATTTGTTGGTTGTTCAAGCCGTAGGTGCCCAGCTTTCTTGAGTGAAAGTTGCATGCATCAAGCAGTGAAGGAGGGAAggatattttagtaatttattaaaatatgtccttatagtctttttatttttttcatcttcatttttgtcttcacaaaaagttttttttaagtgtAAACTAAGAGAATTTTAGCATTAACCACATTAGTGCACGAAAATTTGTGCACTGGTATGGCACATCTAACCAGGTTCAAGCTTTCCTTAATCTAAACATTCCTGTGCTAGTGGCCAAGCCACAAAATTTCCATTAGAGGGACTTAACTATAGCTTCCAATAATTTAACAGGGCCTGAAATataatgtttcaaattttttttattggttaaatgaaaatcttttaaaattacGTGTAGATTTTTTCGCTTTGAATATTTGAGTAGTGCTAAGGAAGAGTCTGCGCAGTAATTCCAGATACTTTTGGCTCAAACCAGCACGTTCCCAGCATCTGTCGCCCGCAAACAATTATTTCTACTACACCAAAGCCTCCAAATCATTATGTGGAAGCAGAGCTGCCAGCATCTAGTCACCCAGTTCCTTTCAAAATCTGTAGCTAAACCAAATTTTAGTCTCTTGAACGCCCCCCATGAATGGACAACCTCCCTTTTCCAAACAATCATGTTTGGATATTTAATTGCCAGCAGGCAAACAATAACACATGAAGAGCGGATTCAGCCTGTTTCTTGCAAACAAAAACATCTATCAGCCAGCGCCTGTCCCCTATGTTGCCACTTATCAAGAGTCGGAAGCTTATTTTCAACCGAGATGAAAACAAACCATTTAGCTGTTGGGTGAGCTTCTTCCACCACCACCATACCCCGTTTCTCCAGGATGACAAGTCCCCT harbors:
- the LOC116257236 gene encoding multicopper oxidase LPR1 homolog 1-like yields the protein MKLFYCFVAVVLLNVIACCVRGYQLKAAYSTRQKLLENQDDTLHMFVDKLPNMPKVYGYSYVHGVPKPKHIAVGMFMKKWKFHRDLPPTTVFAFGTSPEEATVPGPTIEALDSVPTYVTWENHLPHKHILPWDPTIPTAIPNRGVPTAVHLHGGIQSPQSDGNPLAWFTANFSETGPAWSRRTYTYPNQHQLPGNLWYHDHALGLTRTNLLVGLLGAYVVRSPEEEAPLGVPTGKFDRHLMIFDRTFNKDGSVYVNTTGVNPNIHPIWQPEYFGDTILVNGRAWPYLKVQRRKYRFRILNACNARYLNLSLSNGMALTQLASDSAYLPHPITLTSVLLAPAEIADVVVDFSESTTRKVALINDAVYPFPHGDPPDSRTGKVMMFLVKSAGRAPLAHDMDNSRVPQDLITYPSAVCNEAVKTRYIVFYEYGGSTGAPTHLYINGRRFEDPATEKPAVGSTEVWKVINLTPDNHPLHIHLAVFQAVEQRELVGVEEFMGCMTVENDALKCNVSKHARGQVVPVPMNERTWKNVVKMAPSFMTTVVVKFEFVHCKEPYPFDATAYPGYVYHCHILDHEDNSMMRPLVLVPK